Proteins from a single region of Pseudopedobacter saltans DSM 12145:
- a CDS encoding DUF4142 domain-containing protein, producing the protein MKTIQSSGVWASCMVFFSFVFLSTVFAQSTPHLSDAEIASVAVTANKIDVEYAAIANKKSKNAAVLKFAKAMHDDHTSVIDKAVKLVTKLKVTPKDNAVSKSLITNADKEKKALNSKSGKAFDKAYIDNEVSYHKSVIHSVETLLIPQAKNKELKALLESVMPVLKTHLSHAEMLQKELK; encoded by the coding sequence ATGAAAACAATTCAATCCTCTGGAGTATGGGCTTCCTGTATGGTGTTCTTCTCCTTTGTATTTTTGTCAACTGTGTTTGCACAAAGTACACCTCATTTGTCTGATGCAGAGATTGCCTCTGTAGCAGTTACAGCTAATAAAATAGATGTAGAATATGCTGCCATTGCAAATAAAAAATCTAAGAATGCAGCGGTACTAAAGTTTGCGAAAGCAATGCATGATGATCATACTTCCGTTATTGACAAAGCAGTAAAATTGGTTACTAAATTAAAAGTTACTCCTAAAGACAATGCTGTTAGTAAATCATTGATAACCAACGCCGACAAAGAAAAAAAAGCTTTAAATTCAAAATCAGGAAAAGCATTCGATAAAGCCTATATCGATAATGAAGTAAGTTATCACAAGTCAGTAATTCACTCTGTAGAAACTCTTTTAATTCCGCAAGCTAAAAACAAAGAATTAAAGGCCTTATTGGAAAGCGTAATGCCGGTTTTGAAAACGCATCTTTCGCATGCTGAAATGCTACAAAAAGAGTTAAAATAA
- a CDS encoding Lrp/AsnC ligand binding domain-containing protein translates to MVDKTRSNLEIDNLDIEILSILMNDATTAYTEIAKELIVSGGTIHVRMKKMQDMGIIKGSNLIIDPQKVGYDICAFLGIFLEKGSTYNEAVEKLRDVKEVVELHYCTGAYSMFAKVICRDTAHLRKVLNEEIQAIPGIQRTETIISLEESIKRQITLK, encoded by the coding sequence ATGGTTGATAAAACGCGTTCAAATTTAGAAATTGATAATCTGGACATTGAAATACTTTCTATTTTAATGAATGATGCAACTACAGCATATACGGAAATTGCGAAAGAATTGATCGTTTCTGGGGGTACAATCCACGTTCGCATGAAAAAAATGCAGGATATGGGCATTATCAAGGGATCTAATTTGATAATAGATCCACAAAAAGTAGGCTATGATATTTGTGCTTTTTTAGGAATTTTTCTGGAGAAAGGATCTACTTATAATGAGGCGGTGGAAAAACTAAGAGATGTAAAGGAAGTCGTAGAATTACATTATTGTACTGGAGCGTATTCTATGTTTGCGAAAGTGATCTGTAGAGATACTGCTCATTTACGTAAGGTTTTAAACGAAGAAATTCAGGCTATACCGGGTATACAACGTACCGAGACTATCATATCGCTGGAAGAAAGTATTAAAAGACAAATTACGCTTAAATAA
- a CDS encoding Tex family protein: protein MSDKHIYIVAQELSVGSKQVSATLNLLDEGATVPFISRYRKELTGSLDEVQVTAIRDRIQQLRELDKRREAILKSIEEQGKLTDALKAQIEAAETMSALEDIYLPYKPKRKTKASVAREKGLEPLALSILEQDKSTPEEEAEAFISEEKGVNSVIEALQGARDIIAENIAENAEARAKIRELFLQKGTFKSEVFKGKEEEGIKYKDYFEWEEPISSAPSHRILAMRRGEKELILKLDVLPQEEDAIEILERQFITANNTKSAQVKQALEDGYKRLLRPSMETEVRLLTKQKADEEAILVFAENARQLLLAAPMGQKNVMALDPGFRTGCKLVCLDRQGKLLENTTIYPHTGAGQLKEAEQTLNYLVKKHEIEAIAIGNGTAGRETEEFVRKQQIPNVQIVMVNESGASIYSASEVAREEFPDHDVTVRGAVSIGRRLMDPLAELVKIDPKSIGVGQYQHDVDQNKLQTSLDDTVISCVNAVGVELNTASKQILAYVSGLGPQLAQNIVEYRNTNGAFKNRASLKKVPRLGEKAFEQAAGFLRIRNAENPLDTSAVHPERYGLVEQMAKDLGCKVEDLMKNESLRKQIDLKKYISDEVGLPTLQDIIAELAKPGRDPREQFEAFSFADGINTINDLRIGMKLPGIVTNITNFGAFVDIGVHQDGLVHLSQMSDRFISNPNEVVKVQQRVEVTVTEIDTARNRIGLSMKGNGPAKKTDKSQDRKENFKNTNKNERRKPEPETDMQSKLAALMGKFK from the coding sequence ATGTCAGATAAGCATATTTACATTGTTGCGCAGGAACTGAGCGTAGGAAGCAAACAAGTGAGCGCGACGCTTAATCTATTAGACGAAGGTGCTACAGTACCTTTCATTTCACGATACAGAAAAGAGCTAACCGGCAGCCTGGATGAAGTTCAGGTAACGGCTATCAGAGACAGAATACAACAATTAAGGGAGCTTGACAAAAGGAGAGAAGCCATCTTAAAGTCTATAGAAGAACAGGGTAAGTTGACAGACGCATTAAAAGCACAGATTGAAGCTGCTGAGACCATGTCGGCACTGGAAGATATTTATCTGCCTTACAAACCTAAGCGTAAAACTAAAGCTTCTGTTGCCCGTGAAAAAGGTTTGGAACCTTTAGCACTTTCTATTTTAGAGCAGGACAAAAGTACGCCGGAAGAAGAGGCTGAGGCTTTTATCAGCGAAGAAAAAGGTGTAAATTCTGTTATAGAAGCCTTACAGGGTGCAAGAGACATCATTGCTGAAAACATTGCCGAAAATGCAGAAGCAAGAGCAAAAATAAGGGAATTATTCCTGCAAAAAGGAACATTCAAATCAGAAGTTTTTAAAGGTAAAGAAGAAGAAGGGATCAAATATAAAGACTATTTTGAATGGGAAGAACCTATTAGTTCGGCTCCTTCGCACAGAATTTTAGCTATGCGCCGTGGAGAAAAAGAATTGATCCTGAAACTGGATGTGCTTCCCCAGGAAGAAGACGCTATCGAAATTCTGGAAAGACAATTCATTACCGCAAATAACACCAAATCTGCTCAGGTAAAACAGGCCCTGGAAGATGGATATAAACGCCTTTTAAGACCAAGTATGGAAACCGAGGTTCGTTTATTGACCAAACAAAAAGCTGATGAAGAAGCTATTTTAGTTTTTGCAGAAAATGCCAGACAGTTACTTTTAGCTGCTCCTATGGGGCAAAAAAATGTAATGGCTTTAGACCCTGGATTCAGAACCGGCTGTAAATTGGTATGCCTGGACAGACAGGGCAAGCTTTTGGAAAACACAACCATTTATCCGCATACCGGCGCGGGTCAATTAAAAGAAGCCGAACAGACTTTGAACTATCTGGTTAAGAAACATGAGATAGAAGCCATTGCCATTGGAAACGGTACTGCCGGCCGCGAGACAGAGGAATTTGTCAGAAAGCAGCAAATCCCTAATGTACAAATCGTAATGGTTAACGAAAGTGGGGCTTCCATCTATTCCGCATCGGAAGTAGCCAGAGAAGAGTTTCCAGATCATGATGTTACTGTCAGAGGCGCTGTTTCAATAGGTAGAAGATTAATGGATCCTTTGGCAGAACTGGTAAAAATAGATCCAAAATCAATAGGTGTAGGGCAATACCAACATGATGTAGACCAAAATAAACTACAAACGTCCTTAGACGACACGGTAATAAGCTGTGTGAATGCTGTAGGGGTCGAACTGAATACAGCGTCTAAACAAATATTGGCCTATGTATCGGGTTTAGGGCCACAGTTAGCACAAAATATTGTTGAATATAGAAATACAAACGGTGCTTTTAAAAACAGAGCATCACTCAAAAAAGTACCTCGTCTGGGCGAAAAAGCATTTGAGCAGGCGGCAGGTTTTTTAAGAATAAGAAATGCAGAAAATCCACTGGACACCAGTGCTGTCCACCCCGAACGCTATGGATTGGTTGAACAAATGGCTAAAGACTTAGGCTGTAAGGTAGAAGATTTAATGAAAAATGAATCTTTAAGAAAGCAAATAGACCTAAAAAAATATATAAGCGACGAGGTTGGTTTACCAACACTACAGGATATCATAGCTGAATTAGCCAAACCCGGAAGAGACCCACGCGAACAGTTTGAAGCTTTCTCTTTTGCTGATGGCATTAATACCATAAACGACCTGAGAATCGGAATGAAACTCCCGGGAATTGTAACCAACATTACAAATTTTGGTGCTTTCGTAGATATCGGTGTTCATCAGGACGGGTTGGTACATTTAAGCCAAATGTCAGACCGCTTTATTTCCAATCCTAATGAAGTTGTTAAAGTTCAGCAAAGAGTAGAGGTGACAGTAACCGAAATTGATACCGCCAGAAACAGAATTGGCCTGTCAATGAAAGGGAATGGACCTGCTAAAAAAACTGATAAATCTCAGGACAGAAAAGAAAATTTTAAAAACACGAATAAAAACGAACGCAGGAAACCGGAACCAGAAACGGATATGCAGAGCAAATTAGCTGCATTGATGGGTAAGTTCAAATAA